A genomic segment from Klebsiella africana encodes:
- the rnpA gene encoding ribonuclease P protein component produces the protein MVKLAFPRELRLLTPSHFTFVFQQPQRAGTPQITILGRLNSLGHPRIGLTVAKKNVKRAHERNRIKRLTRESFRLRQHELPPMDFVVVAKRGVADLDNRALSEALEKLWRRHCRLARGS, from the coding sequence GTGGTTAAGCTCGCATTTCCCAGGGAGTTACGCTTGTTAACTCCCAGTCATTTCACTTTCGTCTTCCAGCAGCCACAACGGGCTGGCACGCCGCAAATCACCATCCTCGGCCGCCTGAATTCGCTGGGGCATCCCCGCATCGGTCTCACCGTCGCCAAGAAAAACGTGAAACGCGCACATGAACGCAATCGGATTAAACGTCTGACGCGTGAAAGTTTTCGTTTGCGTCAACATGAACTCCCGCCAATGGATTTCGTGGTGGTGGCGAAAAGAGGGGTTGCCGACCTCGATAACCGTGCTCTCTCGGAAGCGTTGGAAAAATTATGGCGCCGCCATTGTCGCCTGGCTCGCGGGTC